The DNA sequence TGTTTCTTATGGCTTCGGTGCTTGTGCTAAGTGCCTGCAATAAGAAAAGTGCAACAGATTCATCAAGCAGTATTCTTAATAATTCGGAAGCCGTAAGCTCGGGGTCTGAATCAAGCTCAATGGAAAATAGTTCCTCGAGTAACCAACCTTCTACAGACTCTTCCGGCACTTCAACTCCTACAGGTAATGCCCCCTCGGGAAACACCTCTCCAAACACTCCTGCGGCAGAGACTGTAGTTGTAAACATTTCCGAGTTTGAGGAATACGGAGATGACACCACCGTACTTTCAGAAGCTTTGAGCACAGTTTCAATGAAAAGCTCAGCGGCAATAATGAAGGGTGAAAACAAAAAATTTATACTAAAGCTTAAAAATAAAACCTATAAGCTTTCTTCAACCTTAAAATTTACAGGCAATAACATAGAAATTGACGGAAACGGAGCTTCTCTCGTATTTACCAAAACAACCGTTGCTATGTCAATTCGTGACGGTGTTAATCTTACCGTAAGAAATTTAACTATAGACTATGACCCGCTTGTATTTACTCAGGGCGTTGTTACAGGAATAAGCGGCGACCGTGTAACTGTAAAAATAGATGCAGGCTACCGCAGTGATGCAAGCTTCCTTAATAATAAATCGGGAAATGACGGAAACATCTGGTCAAACATACATAATGCCCAGACAGGCGCAGTGCTTGAAAACACTCCCCACTCCTACGCATTCAACAATGCTGTTGAAAAAGGAAACGGCGTAATTGAAATAAGAAGAATTTTCGGTGAAGAAAACGGCGGAAGAGCTTTAAGCGTGGGGGATCATATTTCTCTCTTCCACAGAGGACCGGGTACAATAACCGTTTCAAACTGTAATTCCACAAGCTTTATTGATGTATCCCTTTACGCATCTCCCGGCTTTGCTTTAAATGAGTCAAGCGGCGAAGGCAATATGTATCTGAAAAACTTTAAAGTAGTTCCCGGTCCCAAGCCAAAGGGAGCAACAGCGGAAAGACTTCGCAGCTCCAACGGTGATGCTACTCACTTTGGAAACGTTAAAAAAGGACCGACCTTTGACAATTGCAAAATAACCCACTGCGGAGATGACTGTATAAACATTCAGGGCTTCTTCTTCCACGTTTTACAGGTAAACGGAAATAAGCTTACAGTATCTCCTAAATGGGAGACACCTCTCAAGGTAGGCGAAACGGTAGAGGGCTATAAGGATGACGGCTATGTATCAACGGGAACAGCTAAGATAACAGCCTTTGAAGAAAAGCGTGACTCTGCATGGCGTTCAAAAATCATAGCTGCATATAAAAATTACGACCAATCCTTAGCTGACGATACACTTATATACATAATTACCCTTGACAAGAATTTAGGCGTACAGGCAGGCGACCATATAACCTCTCTTGACAGAATAGGCTCGGGCGCAGTTGTTAAAAACTCCTATTTCGGACTTAACAGAGCAAGAGGTATAGTGGTAAAGGGCTCAAACATACTAATTGAAAATAACACCTTTGAAAGTACAACGCATCCTGCAATAGTTGCACATGCGGATATCTTGTGGTGTGAGTCGGGCTTCCCCACAAACGTAACTATAAGAAACAATAAAATCAACGCAAGCGCAATAAGCTCCAATATGATACTTGACGGCAAAGTGGACCAGATAGGTGCTATTCTTGTAAACGTAGCGCCTCCCAACAATGTAAGCGGTTTTTATAAGTGTATGCAAAACAAAAACATACTTATAGAAAATAACACTATAAAGAACAG is a window from the Oscillospiraceae bacterium genome containing:
- a CDS encoding right-handed parallel beta-helix repeat-containing protein translates to MREILLVKLKKVKQSREVFKMRKSIKILLFLMASVLVLSACNKKSATDSSSSILNNSEAVSSGSESSSMENSSSSNQPSTDSSGTSTPTGNAPSGNTSPNTPAAETVVVNISEFEEYGDDTTVLSEALSTVSMKSSAAIMKGENKKFILKLKNKTYKLSSTLKFTGNNIEIDGNGASLVFTKTTVAMSIRDGVNLTVRNLTIDYDPLVFTQGVVTGISGDRVTVKIDAGYRSDASFLNNKSGNDGNIWSNIHNAQTGAVLENTPHSYAFNNAVEKGNGVIEIRRIFGEENGGRALSVGDHISLFHRGPGTITVSNCNSTSFIDVSLYASPGFALNESSGEGNMYLKNFKVVPGPKPKGATAERLRSSNGDATHFGNVKKGPTFDNCKITHCGDDCINIQGFFFHVLQVNGNKLTVSPKWETPLKVGETVEGYKDDGYVSTGTAKITAFEEKRDSAWRSKIIAAYKNYDQSLADDTLIYIITLDKNLGVQAGDHITSLDRIGSGAVVKNSYFGLNRARGIVVKGSNILIENNTFESTTHPAIVAHADILWCESGFPTNVTIRNNKINASAISSNMILDGKVDQIGAILVNVAPPNNVSGFYKCMQNKNILIENNTIKNSRVFGIAVMNCDGITIKNNIIENPFCNGTGKVGQLYGITPSSAIFVGMSKNITVTGNTVTGNKISKAVEIHSTCTGSIKESGNKKQ